The following coding sequences lie in one Leucobacter allii genomic window:
- a CDS encoding RimK family alpha-L-glutamate ligase, with product MKLAILSRSPQAYSTQRLQAAAAQRGHAARVLNTLRFSIDLAGDEPDLLYRGKRLSDYDAVLPRIGSSITYFGTAVVRQFEQMDVYTPNTAGGISNARDKLRATQILSRHHIEMPATAFVRNRADVRPAIESVGGAPVVIKLLEGTQGIGVILAPQVKVAEAIIETLHSTRQNVLIQRFVAESRGRDVRALVVGDRVVAAMRRIASGDEFRSNVHRGGTVEAVQLEPAYEQAAVRAAQIMGLRVAGVDMLEGEEGPLVMEVNSSPGLQGIESATGLDVAGAIIDYIAGQVDFPEIDLRQRLTVSTGYGVAELTMHGSEHVGRTLGELGLWERDVTVLTLHRGVEVIPNPRKHVVLEAEDRLLCFGLLEEMRSMLPEKRRRRARVRKLPKDAQELADG from the coding sequence GTGAAGCTCGCGATTCTTTCGCGCTCTCCGCAGGCGTATTCCACGCAGCGGCTCCAGGCGGCGGCCGCGCAGCGCGGGCACGCGGCGCGCGTGCTCAACACGCTGCGGTTCTCCATCGATCTCGCGGGCGATGAGCCCGACCTGCTGTACCGCGGCAAGCGACTGAGCGACTACGACGCCGTGCTGCCGCGCATCGGCAGCTCCATCACCTACTTCGGCACCGCGGTCGTGCGCCAGTTCGAGCAGATGGACGTCTACACGCCCAACACGGCCGGCGGTATCTCCAACGCCCGCGACAAGCTGCGCGCCACCCAGATCCTCTCCCGGCACCACATCGAGATGCCCGCGACGGCGTTCGTGCGCAACCGCGCCGACGTGCGGCCCGCGATCGAGAGCGTCGGCGGGGCCCCCGTCGTCATCAAGCTGCTCGAGGGGACCCAGGGCATCGGCGTGATCCTCGCCCCGCAGGTGAAGGTGGCCGAGGCGATCATCGAGACCCTCCACTCCACGCGCCAGAACGTGCTGATCCAGCGCTTCGTCGCCGAGAGCCGCGGCCGCGATGTGCGGGCGCTCGTGGTGGGCGACCGGGTCGTCGCGGCGATGCGCCGCATCGCCTCGGGCGACGAGTTCCGCTCGAACGTGCACCGCGGCGGCACCGTCGAGGCCGTGCAGCTCGAGCCCGCCTACGAGCAGGCTGCGGTGCGCGCGGCCCAGATCATGGGCCTGCGGGTCGCCGGGGTCGACATGCTCGAGGGGGAGGAGGGGCCGCTGGTGATGGAGGTCAACTCCTCACCCGGGCTGCAGGGCATCGAGTCGGCGACGGGACTCGACGTGGCCGGCGCGATCATCGACTACATCGCCGGCCAGGTCGACTTCCCCGAGATCGACCTCAGGCAGCGGCTCACCGTCTCCACCGGCTACGGGGTGGCGGAGCTCACCATGCACGGCTCGGAGCATGTGGGGAGGACGCTCGGGGAACTCGGGCTCTGGGAGCGCGACGTCACCGTGCTCACCCTGCACCGCGGCGTCGAGGTGATCCCGAACCCCCGCAAGCACGTGGTGCTCGAGGCGGAGGACCGACTGCTGTGCTTCGGGCTGCTCGAGGAGATGCGCTCGATGCTGCCCGAGAAGCGGCGCCGGCGCGCC
- a CDS encoding ATP-dependent zinc protease family protein, protein MNVPDHSSTLTGWREWVSLPGIGVPWIKAKIDTGAQTSALHATEIAEFERDGAPWVRFLVQPWQFTEDEAVPVELPVHDHRTVRSSSGHAQLRPVVLATIGLVGREIEAELTLTDREEMVFRMLIGREALRQGYVVDSDSSFRGGRPPRAVRRRNRGLGG, encoded by the coding sequence GTGAACGTACCCGACCATTCAAGCACTCTCACCGGGTGGCGGGAATGGGTGAGCCTGCCCGGAATCGGCGTGCCGTGGATCAAGGCCAAGATCGACACCGGCGCCCAGACCTCCGCGCTGCACGCGACGGAGATCGCCGAGTTCGAGCGCGACGGGGCGCCGTGGGTGCGCTTCCTCGTGCAGCCCTGGCAGTTCACGGAGGACGAGGCGGTGCCCGTCGAGCTCCCCGTCCACGATCACCGCACGGTGCGGAGCTCCTCCGGCCACGCGCAGCTGCGCCCCGTGGTGCTCGCGACCATCGGTCTCGTCGGCCGCGAGATCGAGGCCGAGCTGACGCTGACGGACCGGGAGGAGATGGTGTTCCGGATGCTCATCGGCCGCGAGGCGCTGCGGCAGGGCTACGTCGTCGACTCCGACTCCTCGTTCCGCGGCGGCCGGCCGCCGCGGGCGGTTCGCAGGCGCAACCGCGGTCTCGGCGGCTGA
- a CDS encoding META domain-containing protein, which translates to MGNVQEDIVGTWRSEEPGAPELTFAEDGAVSGTDGCNRIVSRYTVAEDRAVIEAFATTKMACQGVDTWLGAASEAVPDGTELQILNSGGDAIGVLERVE; encoded by the coding sequence ATGGGAAACGTTCAGGAAGACATCGTCGGCACCTGGCGTTCCGAGGAGCCGGGCGCGCCGGAGCTCACCTTCGCGGAGGACGGCGCGGTCAGCGGCACCGACGGCTGCAATCGGATCGTGAGCCGGTACACCGTGGCGGAGGACCGCGCGGTCATCGAGGCCTTCGCGACGACGAAGATGGCCTGCCAGGGGGTCGACACCTGGCTCGGCGCGGCGAGCGAGGCGGTGCCGGACGGCACGGAGCTGCAGATCCTGAACTCCGGGGGCGATGCGATCGGCGTGCTCGAGCGCGTCGAGTGA
- a CDS encoding S1 family peptidase yields MTKRRPLALGAAAALGLGSLFIAAPAMAEDTAAPEASTTQDPTALASAAAADIQQEKGDDSVVGYGATTNGEAVVLVNAALQSDAAAIDAIAAENGVEKVALVGAAVADAATDVVGGAGYIGDVGDGYVGACSIGFTGFNGSGDPALITAGHCSSDGAMTELGLSKPSTEPAVGGEGYESNGTGIAGVFGFSQFGGPGNTNGAENDPTSTDIAVIDITNDDLTLHPEVTDWTSASSDDLAASTTPIKGVSDPVSGSVSKSGRTSGVTEGSTELELLYTDGNTYPTEILDGYMQISGKWVHGFLGGALTDHGDSGGSVFQGDQAVGVVSGGPEEAPPQGDDWAWYTRLADALEQVPGGYSVAIDIDAPVVQSPSNGATVEPGDDIVVSVADNATDLNVQTGPSSGETVPADGEVTLQAPEAEGTYTWDLVATNGYSASDATEFTFTVDETIAKPTVGAQSVAAAEGETEATIDLTGTGLAGATVTVNDIWTAEVGDDGTWSIADVSFGIGENVVTAVQELEGETSPEANGTITVAPAAPKITSIEPGQTFANAEAPSELSGTGLAGAETSLTINGAAASGSEAAVVAQAEVGDDGAWTESLGALGAGTYSVEVVQAYNGVSSAAAQLVFTVEAASTTPTDPTDPTTPTTPSDPTNPSNPANPGGPGSQLPVTGGIDLLPYTLTALGMLVLGGGAIAFAARRLKASEV; encoded by the coding sequence GTGACGAAACGTCGTCCGCTCGCGCTCGGCGCAGCAGCAGCTCTGGGTCTCGGAAGCCTCTTCATCGCCGCACCGGCGATGGCCGAGGATACCGCGGCGCCTGAGGCAAGTACCACGCAGGATCCGACGGCCCTGGCATCCGCCGCCGCCGCCGACATCCAGCAGGAGAAGGGCGACGACAGCGTCGTCGGCTACGGCGCCACGACGAACGGCGAGGCCGTCGTGCTCGTGAACGCCGCGCTCCAGTCCGACGCCGCGGCGATCGACGCCATCGCCGCCGAGAACGGCGTCGAGAAGGTCGCGCTCGTGGGCGCTGCCGTCGCCGACGCCGCGACCGACGTCGTCGGCGGCGCCGGCTACATCGGCGATGTGGGCGACGGCTACGTCGGCGCCTGCTCGATCGGCTTCACCGGCTTCAACGGCTCGGGCGATCCCGCGCTCATCACGGCGGGCCACTGCTCGAGCGACGGCGCCATGACCGAGCTCGGCCTCTCGAAGCCCTCCACCGAGCCCGCCGTGGGCGGCGAGGGCTACGAGTCCAACGGCACCGGCATCGCCGGCGTCTTCGGCTTCTCCCAGTTCGGCGGCCCGGGCAACACCAACGGCGCCGAGAACGACCCCACCTCGACCGACATCGCCGTGATCGACATCACGAACGACGACCTCACGCTGCACCCCGAGGTCACCGACTGGACGAGCGCGAGCAGCGACGACCTCGCCGCGTCGACGACCCCGATCAAGGGCGTCTCCGACCCGGTCTCCGGCTCCGTCTCCAAGTCGGGCCGCACGAGCGGCGTGACCGAGGGCAGCACCGAGCTCGAGCTCCTCTACACCGACGGCAACACGTACCCGACCGAGATCCTCGACGGCTACATGCAGATCTCGGGCAAGTGGGTCCACGGCTTCCTCGGCGGCGCGCTCACCGACCACGGCGACTCCGGCGGCTCGGTCTTCCAGGGCGACCAGGCGGTCGGCGTGGTCTCCGGAGGCCCCGAAGAGGCGCCCCCGCAGGGCGACGACTGGGCCTGGTACACCCGCCTGGCCGACGCGCTCGAGCAGGTGCCCGGCGGCTACTCCGTCGCCATCGACATCGACGCCCCCGTCGTGCAGAGCCCGAGCAACGGCGCGACCGTCGAGCCCGGTGACGACATCGTCGTCTCCGTCGCCGACAACGCGACCGATCTGAACGTGCAGACCGGCCCGTCCTCGGGCGAGACCGTGCCCGCCGACGGCGAGGTCACGCTGCAGGCCCCCGAGGCCGAGGGGACCTACACCTGGGATCTCGTCGCGACGAACGGCTACAGCGCCTCGGATGCGACCGAGTTCACCTTCACCGTCGACGAGACCATCGCGAAGCCGACCGTCGGGGCGCAGTCCGTGGCGGCCGCCGAGGGCGAGACCGAGGCGACCATCGACCTCACCGGCACCGGCCTCGCCGGCGCCACCGTCACCGTGAACGACATCTGGACCGCGGAGGTCGGCGATGACGGCACCTGGTCGATCGCCGACGTGAGCTTCGGCATCGGCGAGAACGTCGTCACCGCCGTCCAGGAGCTCGAGGGCGAGACCTCGCCTGAGGCCAACGGCACGATCACCGTGGCCCCCGCGGCCCCGAAGATCACCTCGATCGAGCCGGGTCAGACCTTCGCGAACGCCGAGGCGCCCAGTGAGCTCTCGGGCACCGGCCTCGCCGGCGCCGAGACGAGCCTGACGATCAACGGCGCCGCCGCCTCCGGCAGCGAGGCCGCGGTCGTCGCCCAGGCCGAGGTCGGAGATGACGGCGCATGGACCGAGAGCCTCGGCGCCCTCGGCGCGGGCACCTACTCCGTCGAGGTCGTCCAGGCCTACAACGGCGTGAGCTCCGCCGCGGCGCAGCTCGTCTTCACGGTCGAGGCGGCGTCCACGACGCCGACCGATCCGACGGACCCGACCACGCCCACCACCCCGAGCGATCCGACGAATCCGAGCAACCCGGCGAACCCGGGCGGCCCGGGCTCGCAGCTCCCCGTCACGGGCGGCATCGACCTGCTGCCGTACACGCTGACGGCGCTCGGCATGCTCGTGCTCGGCGGCGGCGCGATCGCCTTCGCGGCGCGGCGTCTGAAGGCGAGCGAGGTCTGA
- a CDS encoding heparan-alpha-glucosaminide N-acetyltransferase domain-containing protein yields MTLPAPPAGRARFIGVDLARFLAIAGMMAAHLVTIVEWDPAITPSAQAAADVANALTEGIAAPLFAVLGGVSSVFATGGLLRDRRPGSAIAAVAVRGVLLLLLGLLLGQIENPVVVVLAYYGTAMILVAPLIAARGWVIGVVIAALTAAGGAVNAAVRLGLRVADYEGRAVSFDTFSTDAGEAVRALLITGIYPAITWAAYLLIGVLVGRLLVAAGRRRRLARDASLLAVGGAVLAALAHAASAAVLAAMPARLLGDPVGALGVLGSLGSLGADPSSDGRLSAEAAERLMESAHGAPPSAELWAQLLAIPHSGSPMDILRTAGIACAIIGLLVLLCDRDAPRSGPRAPCAPGGAGARLLEPVRAAGAAPLTIYTLHVLVTGWLLGPLMTDPTAFADGFPWWVAGTGAFALHLAGALAIGALLAALGKRGPLEALLSGTVRLVVRP; encoded by the coding sequence ATGACCCTCCCCGCCCCGCCGGCCGGCCGCGCCCGCTTCATCGGCGTCGATCTCGCGCGCTTCCTCGCGATCGCGGGCATGATGGCGGCCCACCTCGTCACGATCGTCGAGTGGGATCCGGCCATCACCCCCTCGGCCCAGGCCGCCGCGGACGTCGCGAACGCGCTCACGGAGGGCATCGCGGCGCCGCTCTTCGCGGTGCTCGGCGGCGTCAGCTCCGTGTTCGCGACGGGCGGCCTGCTGCGGGATCGGCGCCCGGGGAGCGCGATCGCCGCGGTCGCGGTCCGCGGGGTCCTGCTCCTCCTCCTCGGACTGCTGCTCGGGCAGATCGAGAACCCGGTCGTGGTCGTGCTCGCCTACTACGGCACGGCGATGATCCTCGTCGCCCCGCTCATCGCGGCGCGCGGCTGGGTGATCGGCGTCGTGATCGCGGCGCTCACCGCCGCCGGCGGCGCCGTGAACGCCGCCGTGCGGCTCGGACTCCGCGTCGCCGATTACGAGGGCCGTGCGGTCTCCTTCGACACCTTCTCGACGGACGCCGGCGAGGCCGTCCGCGCGCTCCTCATCACCGGCATCTATCCGGCGATCACCTGGGCGGCGTACCTGCTCATCGGCGTGCTCGTCGGCCGGCTCCTCGTCGCGGCGGGCCGGCGCCGGCGCCTCGCGCGGGACGCGAGCCTGCTCGCCGTCGGAGGCGCGGTGCTCGCCGCGCTCGCCCACGCGGCATCCGCGGCGGTGCTCGCCGCAATGCCCGCGCGACTGCTCGGCGATCCGGTCGGCGCGCTCGGCGTGCTCGGATCGCTCGGGTCGCTCGGCGCGGACCCGTCCTCGGACGGGCGTCTCTCCGCCGAGGCGGCGGAGCGGCTCATGGAATCGGCGCACGGCGCGCCGCCCTCGGCGGAGCTGTGGGCGCAGCTACTGGCGATCCCGCATTCGGGCTCGCCGATGGACATCCTCCGCACGGCAGGCATCGCCTGCGCGATCATCGGGTTGCTGGTCCTGCTGTGCGACCGCGACGCGCCGCGGTCGGGCCCCCGCGCCCCCTGCGCCCCCGGGGGCGCCGGTGCCCGCCTCCTCGAGCCGGTGCGCGCCGCGGGCGCGGCCCCGCTCACCATCTACACCCTGCACGTGCTCGTCACCGGGTGGCTGCTCGGGCCGTTGATGACCGATCCGACCGCCTTCGCCGACGGCTTCCCCTGGTGGGTGGCCGGCACCGGAGCCTTCGCCCTGCACCTCGCGGGGGCGCTCGCGATCGGCGCGCTGCTCGCGGCCCTCGGCAAACGGGGTCCGCTGGAGGCGCTCCTCTCCGGCACGGTCCGGCTCGTCGTCCGCCCGTGA
- a CDS encoding N-formylglutamate amidohydrolase: MSELDLIPAGTVFTPEQITHYAEPEARSLEDAIRDADLLVSTPHSGAAIPEELAEFLSPELTRRLQYDFSDVATAAVVRRWAEIDPRIVAVVNPHPRLVRDPNRAKPADVRADLAAAIERVRDAGPWQPVDLAGVDAIRPVTFSFFPILEIPRSADGLARLVDAFAAAAAQGLEVYERTRDALTERFVAQGLAHGGVFTRLSFHDTMNTTTTRDGAVNVARAEADRLPAVVALSNRGDARGEARALPEGAAADPPTLDPAALRALAEAHRAGFAVEDPAAVALNRPYLGSQEILADGRRFRAIAGEAEAAGLRLGAVQAEFLREYLLGPAATAELHEPGTEWVSEDPARVDALAHACRRAWDAVRG; the protein is encoded by the coding sequence ATGAGCGAGCTCGATCTCATCCCCGCCGGCACCGTCTTCACGCCCGAGCAGATCACGCACTACGCGGAGCCCGAGGCGCGCTCGCTCGAGGACGCGATCCGCGACGCCGATCTGCTCGTGAGCACCCCGCACTCGGGCGCGGCGATCCCCGAGGAGCTCGCGGAGTTCCTCTCCCCCGAGCTCACCCGGCGGCTGCAATACGACTTCAGCGACGTCGCCACGGCGGCCGTGGTGCGGCGCTGGGCCGAGATCGACCCGCGCATCGTCGCGGTCGTCAACCCGCACCCCCGCCTCGTGCGCGACCCGAACCGCGCCAAGCCCGCGGACGTGCGCGCCGATCTCGCCGCCGCCATCGAGCGCGTGCGCGACGCGGGGCCCTGGCAGCCGGTCGACCTCGCCGGCGTCGACGCGATCCGCCCCGTCACCTTCTCGTTCTTCCCGATCCTCGAGATCCCTCGGAGCGCGGACGGACTCGCGCGCCTCGTCGACGCCTTCGCCGCCGCGGCCGCCCAGGGGCTCGAGGTCTACGAGCGCACCCGCGACGCCCTCACCGAGCGCTTCGTCGCACAGGGGCTCGCGCACGGCGGGGTCTTCACGCGGCTCTCGTTCCACGACACCATGAACACGACGACGACGCGCGACGGCGCGGTGAACGTCGCGAGGGCCGAGGCGGACCGCCTGCCCGCGGTGGTCGCGCTCTCCAACCGCGGCGACGCCCGCGGCGAGGCGCGCGCCCTGCCCGAGGGCGCGGCCGCCGATCCGCCCACCCTGGACCCCGCGGCGCTCCGCGCGCTCGCGGAGGCGCATCGCGCGGGCTTCGCGGTCGAGGATCCCGCGGCGGTGGCCCTGAACCGGCCGTATCTCGGCAGCCAGGAGATCCTCGCGGACGGTCGCCGCTTCCGCGCCATCGCCGGTGAGGCCGAGGCCGCCGGGCTCCGCCTCGGCGCCGTGCAGGCCGAGTTCCTCCGCGAGTACCTGCTCGGCCCCGCCGCGACGGCCGAACTGCACGAGCCTGGCACGGAGTGGGTGTCCGAGGATCCGGCTCGCGTCGACGCCCTCGCCCACGCCTGCCGGCGCGCCTGGGACGCCGTACGCGGCTGA
- a CDS encoding anaerobic C4-dicarboxylate transporter, translated as METALFITELLVVLGCIVMGTRSSGVGLGLWGGTGVAILVFVFRLAPGDPPVDALLIVLVVVLASSMMQAAGGIDWMVSIAAKLIARSPKQITLVAPLVSFLFSVGAGTSNILYPLLPVIQDLAYRNGIRPSRPLSLSVVSTGVALACSPVSAAMAAMVTLTDTAPWNFELIDILKVTIPAAIVGIVISSFVVNRLGKDIADDPEIQKRIASGELEAPHADAQEVRAAVTVTSAGRNAAIVFLLGVAAIVVFGLFKGLRPLDAAGDPISMTPIIEVVMFVAGTLILLISRPKVAEIPTMTVFRAGMVSAIALFGLAWLTDTFLGAHTDLIADGVGGLVTAAPWIFALGVFLVCVLTTSQSTATRTIVPIGLAAGIPLGLLSGMWAGAFAGIYLLPTNGSQIAAANFDTSGSTKLGTKLVDHSFFVPTLVLAVATIAVGALFGVIWGG; from the coding sequence ATGGAAACGGCGCTGTTCATCACCGAGCTGCTGGTCGTGCTCGGGTGCATCGTGATGGGGACGCGGTCGAGCGGGGTGGGACTCGGCCTGTGGGGCGGCACGGGCGTGGCGATCCTCGTCTTCGTGTTCCGCCTGGCGCCGGGGGATCCGCCCGTCGACGCGCTGCTCATCGTGCTCGTCGTCGTGCTTGCCTCCTCGATGATGCAGGCGGCGGGCGGCATCGACTGGATGGTGTCGATCGCGGCGAAGCTCATCGCGCGCAGTCCGAAGCAGATCACGCTCGTCGCACCGCTCGTCTCGTTCCTGTTCTCGGTCGGCGCCGGCACCTCGAACATCCTCTACCCGCTGCTCCCCGTGATCCAGGACCTGGCCTACCGCAACGGGATCCGGCCGTCGCGGCCCCTGTCGCTCTCGGTCGTCTCCACGGGCGTCGCGCTCGCCTGCAGCCCGGTCTCGGCGGCGATGGCGGCGATGGTGACGCTCACGGACACGGCGCCGTGGAACTTCGAGCTCATCGACATCCTCAAGGTCACGATCCCCGCCGCGATCGTCGGCATCGTGATCTCGAGCTTCGTGGTGAACCGCCTCGGGAAGGACATCGCGGACGATCCCGAGATCCAGAAGCGAATCGCCTCGGGCGAGCTCGAGGCGCCGCACGCCGACGCGCAGGAGGTGCGCGCCGCGGTCACGGTCACGTCAGCGGGGCGGAACGCGGCGATCGTGTTCCTGCTCGGCGTGGCCGCGATCGTGGTCTTCGGCCTGTTCAAGGGACTCCGCCCGCTCGACGCGGCGGGCGACCCCATCAGCATGACGCCGATCATCGAGGTGGTGATGTTCGTCGCCGGCACGCTCATCCTGCTGATCTCGCGCCCGAAGGTGGCGGAGATCCCGACGATGACGGTGTTCCGGGCCGGCATGGTCTCGGCGATCGCGCTCTTCGGCCTCGCCTGGCTCACCGACACCTTCCTCGGGGCGCACACCGATCTCATCGCGGACGGCGTCGGCGGGCTCGTCACGGCGGCGCCGTGGATCTTCGCGCTCGGCGTCTTCCTCGTGTGCGTGCTCACGACCAGCCAGTCGACGGCGACCCGGACGATCGTGCCGATCGGGCTCGCGGCCGGGATCCCGCTCGGGCTGCTCTCGGGCATGTGGGCGGGCGCCTTCGCCGGCATCTACCTGCTGCCGACCAACGGCTCGCAGATCGCGGCGGCGAACTTCGACACCTCGGGCAGCACGAAGCTCGGCACGAAGCTCGTCGACCACTCCTTCTTCGTGCCGACGCTCGTGCTGGCGGTCGCGACCATCGCGGTCGGCGCCCTGTTCGGCGTGATCTGGGGCGGCTGA
- a CDS encoding MalY/PatB family protein, whose translation MTDPACPLPDAERDPGGVPFAELAPERLRAERSSIKWRRFPEDVLPLFVAEMDFPVAGVVQQAIVDRVRASDTGYLDGPGGLAPAFAGFARDRWGWDVPAERIHLATDVATGIVESLRAFLPRGGRIIVPTPAYPSFFEMLDEVPFEVVEIPLAERSGDDGAPRVRLDLPAIARAFAEAPGIDAFLLCNPHNPHGLVHASEELAELARLAAAHDVLVVSDEIHAPLSFAGVAFTPFAPLAAAAGALSVTATSASKGWNLAGTKCSVLVAADDRANATLRALPPEVACRSSILGLHAGVAAFRDARDWLDRAVAQFEANDRLLAGLVAERLPGVRYTRPRAGYLAWLDFRDAGLGADPCSRILHEARVALNDGAHFGAGGAGHVRLNLACAPDTIRRAIDRIAAILPGTPAATAADRAPAADRVADPAPARVADPLDAPTVTDPESAR comes from the coding sequence ATGACCGACCCCGCCTGTCCCCTCCCCGACGCCGAGCGCGATCCCGGCGGGGTACCGTTCGCGGAGCTCGCGCCGGAGCGCCTGCGGGCGGAGCGCAGCAGCATCAAGTGGCGCCGATTCCCCGAGGACGTGCTGCCGCTGTTCGTCGCGGAGATGGACTTCCCCGTCGCCGGGGTCGTGCAGCAGGCCATCGTCGACCGGGTGCGGGCCTCGGACACCGGCTATCTCGACGGGCCCGGGGGGCTCGCGCCGGCCTTCGCCGGGTTCGCGCGTGATCGCTGGGGCTGGGACGTGCCGGCGGAGCGGATCCACCTCGCCACGGACGTCGCGACGGGCATCGTGGAGTCGCTGCGCGCGTTCCTGCCGCGCGGCGGCCGGATCATCGTGCCGACGCCGGCGTACCCGAGCTTCTTCGAGATGCTGGACGAGGTGCCGTTCGAGGTCGTCGAGATCCCGCTGGCGGAGCGCTCGGGGGACGACGGCGCGCCCCGCGTCCGGCTCGACCTCCCCGCGATCGCCCGCGCCTTCGCCGAGGCGCCCGGCATCGACGCCTTCCTGCTGTGCAATCCGCACAACCCCCACGGACTCGTGCATGCCTCGGAGGAGCTCGCGGAGCTCGCACGGCTCGCCGCGGCGCACGACGTGCTCGTCGTCTCGGACGAGATCCACGCGCCCCTGAGCTTCGCCGGCGTCGCTTTCACCCCCTTCGCCCCGCTCGCCGCGGCCGCCGGGGCGCTGTCCGTGACCGCGACCTCGGCGAGCAAGGGCTGGAACCTCGCCGGGACGAAGTGCTCGGTGCTCGTGGCCGCAGACGACCGCGCGAACGCGACGCTCCGCGCGCTGCCCCCGGAGGTCGCGTGCCGCTCGAGCATCCTCGGCCTCCACGCCGGGGTCGCCGCATTCCGGGACGCCCGCGACTGGCTCGACCGGGCCGTCGCGCAGTTCGAGGCGAACGACCGGCTGCTCGCCGGGCTCGTGGCCGAGCGGCTGCCCGGCGTCCGCTACACACGGCCCCGCGCCGGCTACCTCGCCTGGCTCGACTTCCGCGACGCCGGGCTCGGCGCCGACCCCTGCTCCCGGATCCTCCACGAGGCGCGCGTGGCGCTAAACGACGGGGCGCACTTCGGCGCGGGCGGCGCCGGCCACGTCCGGCTGAACCTCGCCTGCGCCCCCGACACGATCCGGCGCGCGATCGACCGCATCGCGGCGATCCTGCCGGGCACGCCGGCCGCGACCGCTGCCGATCGCGCCCCCGCTGCCGACCGCGTCGCCGATCCCGCTCCCGCCCGCGTCGCCGATCCCCTCGACGCCCCGACCGTCACCGATCCGGAGTCCGCACGATGA
- a CDS encoding O-acetylhomoserine aminocarboxypropyltransferase/cysteine synthase family protein codes for MTSSALEPAAPITDWEGFAFDTRQVHAGEYPDRNTGLRVPPIALSAGYVFEDFDDQVERFAGTPARPGGAFPGDAAATPGAIYSRQGNPTNAVAEERLASLEGGTVAVAVSSGQAAISSALFALAQHGDRIVSTASIYGGTRILFGRSFQRFGIDVDYVWDADDDAEWERAIHPNTQAIYAETIPNPRNDVTDLRRIAEVAARHRLPLVVDNTVGTPALIRPFEHGADIVVHSTTKFLTGHGAAVGGAIVDGGRFDWEAAERAGRSYPLITAAPRPGLGSMLDRFGAGAYARAVREAVVNDIGPALSPFNGFLLHQGMETLSLRMERHVDSSLAIAAWLEAQPEVDSVDYAGLPAHPLHGIAQRDYGGRTGSVFGVTVRGGIEGARAFVNGLRVFSRMTGIGDTRSMVIHPLTSTHASFAPEISERLGIGPGLLRLSVGLESADDLIRDLRAGLDRVAAR; via the coding sequence ATGACCTCCTCCGCCCTCGAGCCCGCCGCCCCCATCACCGACTGGGAGGGCTTCGCGTTCGATACCCGCCAGGTGCACGCCGGCGAGTACCCGGATCGGAACACCGGGCTGCGCGTGCCCCCGATCGCGCTGTCCGCCGGGTACGTCTTCGAGGACTTCGACGATCAGGTGGAGCGCTTCGCGGGCACCCCGGCGCGGCCAGGCGGCGCCTTCCCCGGGGACGCGGCCGCCACGCCCGGAGCGATCTACTCCCGCCAGGGCAATCCCACGAACGCGGTCGCCGAGGAGCGGCTCGCCTCCCTCGAGGGCGGCACCGTGGCGGTCGCCGTCTCGAGCGGTCAGGCCGCGATCTCCTCCGCGCTGTTCGCGCTCGCCCAGCACGGCGACCGCATCGTCTCGACCGCCTCCATCTACGGCGGCACGCGGATCCTCTTCGGGCGCAGCTTCCAGCGCTTCGGGATCGACGTCGACTACGTCTGGGACGCGGACGACGACGCCGAGTGGGAGCGCGCCATCCATCCGAACACCCAGGCGATCTACGCCGAGACGATCCCGAACCCGCGCAACGACGTCACCGACCTCCGGCGCATCGCGGAGGTCGCTGCGCGCCACCGGCTGCCGCTCGTCGTCGACAACACCGTCGGCACGCCCGCGCTCATCCGCCCCTTCGAGCACGGCGCCGACATCGTCGTGCACTCCACCACGAAGTTCCTCACCGGGCACGGCGCCGCGGTGGGCGGTGCGATCGTCGACGGGGGGCGCTTCGACTGGGAGGCCGCCGAACGCGCCGGCCGATCCTACCCACTCATCACCGCGGCGCCCCGACCCGGGCTGGGGTCGATGCTCGACCGCTTCGGCGCCGGCGCCTACGCGCGCGCCGTGCGCGAGGCCGTCGTCAACGACATCGGCCCCGCGCTCTCCCCCTTCAACGGCTTCCTGCTGCACCAGGGCATGGAGACGCTGTCGCTCCGCATGGAGCGGCACGTCGACTCCTCGCTCGCGATCGCGGCGTGGCTCGAGGCGCAGCCCGAGGTCGACTCGGTGGACTACGCCGGGCTCCCCGCGCACCCCCTGCACGGCATCGCGCAGCGGGACTACGGCGGCCGCACGGGCTCCGTCTTCGGGGTCACCGTCCGCGGCGGCATCGAGGGCGCCCGCGCCTTCGTGAACGGGCTCCGGGTGTTCTCCCGGATGACCGGCATCGGCGACACCCGCTCCATGGTGATCCACCCGCTCACCTCGACGCACGCGAGCTTCGCGCCCGAGATCAGCGAGCGGCTCGGGATCGGGCCCGGCCTGCTCCGGCTCTCCGTCGGGCTCGAGTCCGCGGACGATCTGATCCGCGATCTCCGCGCCGGCCTCGACCGGGTCGCCGCCCGCTAG